GATCATTTATCTACCCAATGGATCGAAAAGATCCCACTACCAGATCTTGATCCTTCTATGTCACTattctttgtgtctttctgACAAAAACACTTCGAAGTCACTAAAATTATATTGCAACGCAAATTAAAATTCTTAATTCTAAAATTCGTTAAGTTTTTCCAGAAAAATCTATTCAGCACACAATAAAATCCCGACTCATCTTGCCATTACTCTTCCACGAATGTTGGGCAAGAGTTGCGGGAGGCGATGTAAAGAGGGTTCATGAGCCATAACAATGGTGCCATTGAGGGAAGTGAGGCGAAAAGGAGGTGAGTGGGAAAAGGGTGGCGAACTAAcgatttaaaactgtttatatatatatcacttatGGTCAGAGCTTTATGAGCAAAATGTGCCAAGctagagaaatatataaaatatatgataaataaacataacatcATAACTTATTCCATTCAGTGGAATGTCAATGATCTTGTTTAGTGGTTgtctttaaagtttcttttcgTAAGGCTCTTGTCTTTGCCACGAGTCTTGGTGAAGCCTAGTTAGGTCTTGGCTATCACGTCCTATTGTCGAAAACGTCTTTTTAACGTAAAGACGATGAGCGTAGTGGTGAGTATGAGAAGAACCAAGGCCACCAGACCATGCACCGCCACCAGCTGGTAGAAGGCGAAGAAGAAAACGATTTCGTTGCACCAGTTCTGTGGGTCGTGAAGAGGCTGCTGGAAGTTGGGCTTCCAGATGGCCAGAACCCACACGTTGCCCAGCACGAACCACACTGCCAGGAAGGCCGTCAGCATGTAGCCAGTGAATCGGCAGCTCCGGGACATCATGCCGTCGTCgaagtcgtcgtcgtcctcggTAATGTCATCGCCCGAGCAGGTGAAGTCCCGAGATTTCTTCTGCTGCCACAAGATGATGACGATCTCAATGGCCCCAAAGCCCCGCCCACTAGCAGGTAGATGGGAATGCGAGGCTCTCGTGGACACTCGTGATCGTACGAGCTGCCTGCAAcgacaagaagaaggaaagcGATTAGGAGGTAGGCAATGAACAAGATAAGGGCTGAAACAAGAATAAGACCGAAAGATATAAAACGAAAGGGAAATACATACAAAACGTGGCTGGAATAAATAAGACGAAGGGTGAAAAAGACAAGGTGAGAACTGGAGTAAACTATTAAAGGATTCTCTACATCCCCAACCCATTGTCTACTGGTCTCTATCAGATTATGCATCTTACAAGGCTTACTAGGCAAGCCAACGGCACCGTTGTTTTCTAGACTACAATAATAAGCCAGTGGTGTGAATATattaaaatacaatacaaaaacaaattttgtagccTGTTCGTCTGTAGCGGTAAACAACAACTTACCTACAGCTATCATGGCGATAGGCAGTCCCAACAGCAATAACATGAACACAGTCAATGTTACTGAAACAGAGATGTTAAAGTCATCATCACTGATCATCCCGTGATCATActatgtatgtatttatttatgaatgttATGTCTAGAATGTTTCGCTACGAATTGTTTACGTGTTATACATTCCACGTAATGTATACAAGTTTGTACCTATACACTCATTTCTCCATCTATCCTCAATCCTATTGGCTAATCATTGCGTCGTGTTTTCCGTCAGTCTCTGTCCTTCCGCCCGtgcatctgtctgtctgtcttctcaTTCATTTATATCCTAATCCATTGAAAGGAAGACACGAAAAgacaaggaggaggaggaggccagGGCAAACTACTGACGCGAGTTCCACGTGATCTCGAAGAACCTCTGGAGGAAGTCACAGACATCAACCGCCTCATCCTGTACTTCTTTCAGCTGGTAGAGGATGGAACCATAGGACACGGTCTGCTGGAACTTGTCATCCGACAGTCCGCTAGTGCTGCGACACAGGCTGCGCTCATCGTCCACTATCTGGGATCACAAGAAGGCATGCACGCACAAGCGCGCAAGCAGGCATACACATAAATTCAcattcaaaatagaaaaaagtcaTTGTTTCAATTAAGTGTTCATACTGGCCAATGTTACTGccaaaagtacaaaaaaattcCCATTATCATCAATATCATTTCTCTTGAagtgaaaaaccatttattacACCGGAAGTCCTGAGATCACATGACGATGTTATCCACCTCTGTCCAGATGGCATTCTATTGGATCACAGCGAACCCTGTCAAAGAATGGCGTCTGCATCATGTTGAGATATCCTCTGATCAGCGCTTCTGCATTCCAGCTCTCAggtcccaaaaaaaaaacattggaATAACGAAGTATTCCCAGGTGGTCCGAGTTAACTGAAGCAGACGCAAGCTAAAAAATTGGCTGAAAAAAGCTCTCCTAGCAGCGCCATGATCCGGcagaggcagagaaagagggagagagaaagtgaacgaaaaaaaaaaataatgatcgcactttgttttattgaatATTTGTAATCCTATTTCTGACCACAGTTTATTCTCATGTACTTACCTCAGCACATGATGCAGAGAGTTATCTCtgacgcacgcacgcgctcaccacacacactcatccacTCATGAGGCGGTGACAATTGAGTAGAAAGGCCTTGACCTGTAGCCATCCTCTCACAGCTCTTGTGTATCCGAATACAACACAGATGAAAACAAACCTCTCCTGGTCACATGCCGCAACACCGTTGCCCTCCAATCGCAATCGATCATCGTTACACAGACTTCCGCCATTTCTGCAATTTCATAGCCTGACTCGCCTTTCCCAAGCTAAAGGTCCCGCTAAATCATCATCTCTCCATTCAATGACAACATGAAATTTCTCAACAACCTAGATACCAGGCAGACTGATGTTTATCCGTTCGATAActacaagaaaagcaaaacgATTTGACTAGCGCGAAAATACCCGGCGTTTCTCCTTGGAGGCTACAGTAAGATACATGCTACCAGACGGGGCAAATCTACTGTTGGAAACTCCATTTTAGCTACAATAATTGCAAACTCCATGCTAACTACAATAATTGCAAACTCCATGCTAGCTACTATAAGTGCAAACTCCATGCTAACTACAATAATTGCAAACTCCATGCTAACTACAATAATTGCAAACTCCATTTTAGCTACAATAATTGCAAACTCTATGCTAACtacaataaatgcaaattcCATGTAAACTGCAATAATTGCAAACTCTATGCTAACTACAATAAGTTGCAGGTAGCCCTGACTGGACTATCATCACGATGATGTGTGAT
This is a stretch of genomic DNA from Pomacea canaliculata isolate SZHN2017 linkage group LG3, ASM307304v1, whole genome shotgun sequence. It encodes these proteins:
- the LOC112560423 gene encoding uncharacterized protein LOC112560423, encoding MFVRKGTTVRRGRRSVKRPRPPPGASSTGPPVGRHSLTLDPEAGSDSRKATPGEAGEHRPSTSTILTSSGSLTSSLPIVDDERSLCRSTSGLSDDKFQQTVSYGSILYQLKEVQDEAVDVCDFLQRFFEITWNSLTLTVFMLLLLGLPIAMIAVGSSYDHECPREPRIPIYLLVGGALGPLRSSSSCGSRRNLGTSPARAMTLPRTTTTSTTA